The segment TATCCACAAGTCTAATACTACTACTGCGCATAGTAATGTCTGTCCCTCCTTCGTCCTCCAACAATATATCTGACAATAATAAACTAGGCAGTGCCAGTCCTAGTCCAATTGAGGGTATTGAAGGAGTTCCAGGACCAAGTTCCTTGGATCCTATGCATTCAGTGTTGCCACAAGATGAGGAATCTGAAGATTATGGAGGTGATGAAGACGAAGATGATGAAGAAACTAGCGAAGGAGAAAGCGAAGTAAGTTAACGTTagctctttttatatatattgcaaattttcttttttaggaGATGAAGATGAGAAGGGAGATAAAGATAGTAGAGTAGTGATAGAactgtatttttacattttatatttgttgtaaatagttaaatataactataaatttaataatatctctGTAACTAATACTCTGCAATACTTTTAGATTAGTGACAGTGGATTATTTTGTGACACCGAATGTACAGCAGACGTTGAGAGCAACAATTGTCAATCACCTGTATCACAATCCTTAGAAGCAATCCTTTCTGAACAAACTCAGAGTCCAATATATAATTGCGTGCCATCAGATGCCCAGCCTCAAAGAAAGCGAAAGAGTGAAACGGAATGTTGTCTACCGTGTAAAAAACTTAATCCAGAAGAGAAGTCTCATACAATGTAAGcagcttttttttgtaaagattataattatgtgtgtgtatatatatatatatatatatatataaaattatagtctacgaaaaatttatatttaagtttattttttatgaaatttatttattaatatatataacatcttttatacatatttaagataaaaataaaattatatatatatatataaataaaatatatatataaaatatatatatatatatatatatatatatatatatatatatatatataaaaagatatatggattttaatttttttgttttaggaCTGCGAGAAAGTTAGATGATAAAGGTAAACATGTGAGATGTGTCATTCCTACAAAGGACAATCCTCCTCCAGAAATGAGTAGTTGGCTCTTGCAATTTCAGGtgtttatgcaaatatatatatatataagcgtAGTATTTTGACtgaaataatagtaataaaattgtattaataaaattagaaaataaatttgtatttggtaagtcaaaaaatgaataaaaatactgatGCTCGTTACAGAGGTGGTCAAATGCGGAAAGAATGTTGGCGATAGATGAATTAATAGAGAGATGCGAACCCACGCAAGTGCGTCACATGATGCAGGTCATAGAGCCCCAGTTTCAACGCGACTTCATATCACTATTGCCGAAAGAATTGGCATTGTCGGTGTTGGCCTTCCTGGAACCAAAGGATCTTCTGAAAGCGGCGCAGACCTGCCGGAATTGGAGATTTTTAGCTGATGACAATCTATTATGGAAGGAGAAGTGCAAGGCGGCTGGTATAGAAGATCTGAAGGATCTGCCACCACCAAAACGCAAGAACTGCCGAAGCGGTAGTTACAACTCGTCGCCGTGGAAGCAGGCCTATATGCGGcagcataatattaaaatgaactGGAGAACGAAGCCAATCCGTACACCGAAAGTGTTGAAGGGCCATGACGATCATGTGATCACATGCCTGCAATTTTCCGGCAACCGGATAGTTAGTGGTTCGGATGACAATACTCTCAAAGTATGGTCCGCCGTCACGGGCAAggtaacaaaatatatagagaTACAGGAATTCCGTTATcgcgaaaagagaaaagataaatgttGTATACtgttacgtttttttttttttttttttttttccaatgttTCAGTGCTTACGAACATTAGTCGGGCATACCGGAGGGGTATGGTCCTCGCAGATGTCCGGCACGATTGTTATCAGTGGTAGTACAGATCGTACTTTGAAAGTGTGGAACGCGGAGACCGGCCAGTGTATTCATACCTTATACGGTCACACGTCGACGGTGAGGTGTATGCATCTGCACGGTAACAAGGTTGTCAGTGGTAGCAGGGATGCGACACTGAGAGTGTGGCAAGTGGACACGGGGGAGTGTTTGCATGTGCTCGTAGGGCATCTAGCGGCAGTCAGATGTGTGCAATATGACGGGAAATTGGTGGTCAGTGGTGCCTACGACTACTTGGTCAAAGTTTGGAATCCGGAGCGCGAGGAGTGCCTTCATACCTTACACGGACATACCAACCGCGTTTATTCCCTCCAAGTAAGTGcattctatattttatcactttGTTAAATGCTGCTCTTTGGTCTCCCGCCGTTCATTAGCCTTTGTTTCATTACTGCATTAGTTTGACGGTGTACACGTTGTTAGCGGATCGTTGGATACAAGTATAAGAGTATGGGAGGTAGAAACTGGTGCTTGTAGACACACCCTAATGGGGCATCAGTCCCTCACCTCAGGGATGGAActgcgcaataatattttagtgtCAGGCAATGCTGATTCTACCGTGAAAGTGTGGGACATTGTTAGCGGTCACTGCCTTCAGACTCTCTCCGGTCCGAATAAGCATCAGTCAGCGGTCACTTGCCTTCAGTTCAATAGCCATTTTGTGATTACGTCCTCCGATGATGGTACAGTAAAGCTCTGGGATGTTAAGACTGGTTAGTATATTGCTATATAAGGTTTGTtgagagttttttttttatcaggaTGCAAATCGAGAACAATTCGTGTTGTGCTTGCAGGTGATTTTATTAGGAATCTAGTTGCTCTGGAAAGCGGGGGTAGCGGCGGTGTCGTGTGGAGAATTCGAGCGAGTGATACGAAACTAGTGTGTGCAGTAGGTAGTCGTAACGGTACCGAGGAGACGAAACTGCTTGTCCTCGATTTCGACGTTGAGGTAAAATAGCGCGCTCCATCCTAAGGAGCCAATCGCCCTCTTTGTACGACTTGTGtacatattttcaattaagtaGAAACTAAACTAATTTACGCTGTACAATGATTCATGTGTTACATGGTATGATTGTGATAAGACTGTGTACGCGTTGTAAAAATGGATCAAGTTTTTGCAGGATAGGAAAAGGGGGGGAAAATTGAATGAATGAAAGATGTAGCGAATGATCTCCAGGTGGATTTTAAAGTGcccgttaaaaaaattataattataattatgttattttgtcagaacacacgcgcgcgcgtattgTTGTGGTGTGTACAAACGTGAGATTTACAAGACTCATAAACTTATAAACGGGAAAAACGAGGAGCTTATCAGTATCAGGCAAAGCTGATTCACTTCTGAATTTTCACTGTTATAAAGATTCAGTGGAATCATCAACGATGCAAAAGTTAGCAATCATCCCTAACGAGATTCGTTGTAAACATAACAGATTTATTATGTGGGCATTTAGGAGCATTTGTCAACGATGGCAGACGAAAACGAGGGAACTGAGACGTCGACGTACTGAAACACACTTCGAGGCAAAATGACATTATTTGAAGAATCTCATACTTCCTGGAGCAAACGAGAAAACTATCGACGACAATTTCGACGCGCCATTCGGACTATATAGATctttttatgagaaatttcAAATGTCTCTTACATCGAAATGTCATATTTGTATGATTTACTGGCCAATTGTTTTGGTCGATTTTGGTCAAGCTGATTTTCTTAAACTGTCAACTTGGATATTTCCTGATGATAGAAGCTTAGATTTTACTTGCCTATATAAACATTGATCTggttaaaaacaaatatttttataaatgtttacaaaCTGATATTTTCATATTGCTGACATTGATTGAGGAAAATTAGATTTTCAGCAATCAAACTGCGAAACGATTCAAATCAAGaattcgataaataatttttctccctcttttgttcttttttatactattttttccAGTATTACATGTTTTTACTCCATCATGGtgcaatatgcaaaaataGCACTTATTCACGTGCAATACAGATTTACACAATAGTGAAATAATACAAGTTTGCACAgagcaaaagaaaaacatttttactttcGATTAAAAGCTTTAAtcttatcaataataaacgaTTTCGCTAAAGGGAGAATATTTGTATTAGCCAGATCTTTCCATTTAGTGCGAATTGTATAAAAAGACTTAGATCACGGCATCAATTGTCAGTGACAAATTTTATATGGATTCTACTGAATCATGTCATGAATGGCATTATCGGAGAATAATGCAATTTGTGCAAATGCATCTTTATTATTGACCTAGATTAGACTAGGTGTcatgtttatttgtatattgctcaatagtttatattataagaatgTGTTACCTgttgtatcatttttttataagaaatagaaaagaatgTTGCcggatattttagattttgtttttttttttaaatttattacgattGTACACACGTTCTCTTATGCTaagaaacatattttgtacaaaataaatgttcgATTTCGACCTCTTTCTACATAGCCATGGATGTTGTATCttgttttatacaattaatgtaaaaaatgcatcTTACTTTAACGTTATTTCACTTGCCAGGCAAGTAGATAAACATTCGcttgaataaaaacaaattgtttagTCTCATTACAATTAGGACatacacatatttaaaaatgtctatAGACATTGTTGAAtaatgccatattttttacatgaattATACATTGATTTATGCTACGTTTCAATAATGATGACTAGAGTACAACTGTCACACGTTATTTCAAGTATAGTGTTCTTCTCTTGAAGATCTTTGCGCTCCACGAGGTAACGATCGCCACACCTGCAGCGGTAAAATAATGTGTCTTCAAAGGCAGGGGCTTCAAGATCACTCGGTGAGAGACGTGCGTATATGAGACTGTCTTCATTTTCTAATTCCTCTTGTTTGCAGGTTGCGTCATACTGCTTCCTTGACTGTGGACATCCTAATATTCGCCAGGCTTCTTTCACATTATGAAACTCGTTTGCGTTCGCGGTATCATTCTTATCGGGATGAAATCGCAGCAAGCGTTGATGATATGCACGCTTGATCTCTTCGTGAGTCGAATGTTTGTTGCAACCGAGCACTTcgtaataattcatttaaattcgAGTCGCAAACGTCTCCaggtaaaatattgttttatttttgattaacaTAACCTAAAAGTAGCAACGTGCTATCGCGTGCTACACGACTTGCGCCATTTTGCCGCCCTGAAATGGGCATGATGGGCACTGAATCGCGAGCTGAGAGAGAACCACATGTCGTGTATTACTGTCTTTCTATGTACAGTCAAGTTCGAAACTTTTGACTGCTGTTTAGCGAAGTAGTAGGTACAATCGGCATGGTATCTACGAATCGAGCGTATAAACTTTTTGGCCTGCCTGTATTGTCAATGATTGCGCATGCGTAAAGACGTGTGAGTGAACATCAATACACAAGTTATCTATCAGacgcattttttaataattttaattataaaaaaataatttcgaaaaaaataacaatttgactatacatatttttatatcgcgtTGGCCGTATCTATgcgatttatgaaatttaaacataaaattgaaGCTCTAGTGACGGCGATTACTGTAAAAATTATGTGTGcgcaacaaatatttaaaaaattatatacaattgtaTCGCACTAAAGATTAGTTGGATATCATTTTTACCGTGATCGTTAATTGCGCTATCATGCGTCAGCACAAGATACAATTAAAATCCTACTATGAATTcttatgcataaaaattaagaattaatacaGATACTTTATTAATCCACATCGGACTTTGTCACTGTTACACACTTACttataatcgaaaaatttcgATTGCACTTGCGGACCTCATTTTGAGTAGTAACGCTGAGAGAACAACAAGATAAATGTactttcgcaattttttacaCTTAAATCATCTAAATTCGATCAATGAGTGCGATAAACGTTAAAACCTGAAAATTGCCAACGCCTCTCCATATTCGCACCGATGCCGTATAATTCCTGTTTAAAGACTTGTGGAAAACGCTGCATTAGAACTTCAACTTCGTTAGGTTTAATGCCGGGTTCCATTTTCTGTAGATAGGACCACAGATAGTCTACGCTCGCACCAAACGGATGAATGTGCAAAAACGTCGCTATAAGTCCTGCAATGTGcgaacaatatattattaacaatttataattaatacgccaaaattgtcttaaaaaaattgttcccTTTTTTCGCCTGTTATTTTTCGAATTCTTtttcgttaataaattttgtctcattttttataaatctctcGGAATCTCTTATCTCTTATCACTCTTATCTTCAATATGAAGATATATTTACCAATGAGTTTAGCATCCTTTTGAGTGACTTGCACGAAAGTAGAGGTGAGAATGTGTTGCTTTGGCGTACGCGGCTCCTCGCTTATATCGTCGTCTTTGTCGAGCGTGATAATCTCGCTTTCTCTAGGCTCTTCCTTCTTTACGGCATTCAGCTTGACAGTCAAATCCTTGATCTTCTGATCGTCCTGCGCCTGTTGCTTTCGCGATTGCATCAATTGCTCTTGCATACCCTTCAACGTTTGTTGCAGCATCTTCATTTGCTTCTCCTTCGCCTCCAATTCAGCTTTCGTTTCCGATTTCAAGAGATCCACCTACAAAGTAAATAGAAAGTTTAGCGCAAATTCCATCAAAATCGGCAAATTGATTCGCATTAATACACACTTCGTTCTTGTACGCCTCTAATTGGCATCTCAAACTGTCATTTTCCTCTTTGAGAATCTGAAGTCTGTCAACATCCTCGTTTCCGTCCGATTGATTGCGCGTTTTCTTACGTTGCGGTTCTTCTTCCGAGTCCGACACGTCCATCTCGCCCTCGCCCTCAATCAAACTGTCTTCCAACTGCACCGCTTTTATTTCCTGTTATTGCGAACAATGGAAATTACAAAATGTTCTAATCCTGCGAGCTTTCACTTTCTCACACAAATGCATGCAgagtagtttttttttttctatctgccgtttgaataatatttaaatacattccTAAACGTGGCTCTATTGTTGTGAAGGTACAACACTGATCGATTCTTTTCACACGCATCTTCGTAAATTTCTGTAATTCAGAGTTGCGGCGTAGCGCCGCACGATTTTTCAGAGTTTTTATTAGGGTTTTCGGGACTTTTTACTCGcctttcttttttcagaaCGCTTTGGGCTTACCTGAACGTAAGAAGTAGATGCAGCTCTGAAGTACAGAAATAATAAGTATTGTATATTGAGTAACGCTGTTCGGGAATGTGAAGGCGAGTCCATGCTGGATAGTTTGCAGTTGCTTTTCGGTTTCCGTAACGTTAATTTCGCATTACCTTCTGTTCCACATGTTGTTCTTAATGTTGTGCGTGTCGCCAACAGGATTTATCTGCCATACTATCACGGTATTCCACGGAAAAATATCGAATTGTAACGCACGAAGCGTGTGTCTGACCGTTTTCACTTTCCTTTTACAGGCACCTTGAAGCCTTGATTGTCACTTACCTGTGATAGCTTAGAAATACAATTTGCAAAACGAGCATGTTTGGACTTAGCGTGCAAACGCGCGAAGGAACATATTGTGACAGAGAAGACTCCGCGATTGCTTTAAGATTGTATaaagaaaaggagaaataTAGACCACACTACCAGCGAATGTGAAGTGCATTACATACATACCGAAGATTGTTTCTTCCACATCTCGATGTTTTTCCGTTGCGCCTTAGTGAAGTGATCCCAGACCTTCTTGTGGCTTGCCGCAGTAAAGACTCGTTCAATCTGACTGACTGTTGATGACATGGTCGCATGTTGCATACAAAAAAACACAACAAATCCTCCGTTGTATACCTTTTGCTTGAAACTCTAAGCTCGGTAGTTTCGtctacgttttttttttttttttttttttttagtactcTTTACTCGCGTACTCGTGTTAAACGTTTAGCTAGATTTGCGATACACCGCTGAAATGGGAACGTATCTCTCGACTCCAGCTTTACTAATCGGAGCGTGTTTCGatatgtatgtacaattaCGAATGGTCTCACGGAGTCTCACATAGATTGTGCCAAGTGTCAGAGCGCATCTAAtctaacatatatataaagttgcTTTCACCAAACATTCCGCTCTCATTGTTCGCCTTTCCACCTTACTGCGGATAATGTATCCCCCGAGGACTTGCAATTCGCGGACTTCCGATGCTAACGACTATTTTCAACAGTCAAATTGTCCCCTTGTATGTACCGTGCGTATTGAACGCCTATGACGTAATATGTGAATACTCGATAAAGAGCACCGTTCCGATGAAGAGCAATTTGCATCTGTGATTCAAAACAGCCACTTAACAACGGACGTCCAAACCCATCACCCTTAACCCTTAGCATTGCCAAGCATGCAATTTTCAAGTACACTATGGGTCTATGAAATAGAATTTGCGATAAACCGCCTTCGTGTTGATCGATTTTGTTGGTTCTCAAGTCCGAGAAGACAGGATTTTTCACCCACCTTATCCTCGCCTACAATCTGATCCTTCCTACCGAGCCGCCTCCAATTGTGCATTGACCACAAACAGAATTCGTATGACGAGCTCGCTATGATATACTTGAGAGATCGCAAAAGAGTCAGTGAAAAACAGAAAAGTACTCGGTCGTATATCAATTTCAGCAACTTTTACTATCAAGCGTGTCGCTCGATATGCAGAAACCGgcgtctttttttcttttcttcttcggATTACATGACGCGAGATCGACAAGCTTAAAATTCGATTTGGTTTTGTACCTGATTACAATCGGCTGTGGTGCCTaatcgatattattaattatcatatacGATGTAACGTACCTTCGTAACTGCTATATAAGAAAAATCTCTGCTTTTTTATTGGAACACGATATGCGGCAAGATTCATCGTCGTACACACAACGTGAAGAATAGCAACACTGTCATCTCGTTACTTTTATACGATCACGATCGAGATAATTACGATTTTGGTTGTGTTCGCTATATCCAAATAAGAGACGATTTCTTCAAGATTTCTTGTTGGATCTATTCATCCCAAGGTGAACTTACCAGCCAATGCGGTATGTATGTGCGGATTTTCTTAACGCACATGAAATATGTACGGTAGTATGGAGCTAACTTAAGAGACAGAGAAAGGAATGTAGACGTACATTGTATAAGAAGTCCTTGCATTCTGCCTTTCATCAGTTCTTTCGCCTTCTGCAGCTCCTCCTCGTACGCCGCTTTCTCCGTCAGAAGCCGTCGCACATGAGAGTTTGTCGACTGTATCATCGAGTAAAAGGTGTTGGCGTTACGTTTCGTGCAGTCTCCTCGCTCTAGCCACGTTACAACCacctggaaaaaaaaaaattaattacaaatcgtaaaaatacaGAGAAGCAATTGCCGAGAACAAAGTGTTATTATTTCTcgtgataattatttacttgtaCTGCCTTCATAAACGTGTCGTCCTGTTTGATCTTTTCGCAGATGTTGGATGCTTCGTGGTCTGTGTAATGCACCACCGGAGGCGGACTTGACGGCGGCCTTTGTCTCTCCTTTTCCACCCTTTCTCTATGACGTTGCTCTCTCTGCAATTGCCGTTGTCTGCATTCCCACTCGTATTGATCATCTCTAGCCTGCGTGAAATCATCATTAACAATTTATGCGCATAAGTAAAATGGAATTATTCAACACATTGAcgtttcaacaaataatagacCTGTGCGAAGTCTACATGAAGTCTACCAGTGTTTGCAGCCTCCCCACTGGATCCTATTCTCACTCTGTAGCCAGACAGATAAATCGCCGCATCGACACTGGCTTCCAGGACGAAGCGTATGTggcagaaattttttttggaaagcCGCAAAGTGGTTATCTCTCCACATCGTTCAAAAATCTCCTGTATTATAGCTTCGGTGATATTTTCCGGCAATCCTGCAGCAAGCATCACATTTATATCACGCTGTAAAATCCGCGGCATTAATTTCGGACACCAACGCTCACCTCCGACAAAAATTGTCCTACATCCCGGCGGCCTCTCTCGCGTGGTCGGCGGTGGAGCGTTCGGATTCGGCGGGAACAGCACACAGCTCTTACAATGTATGATCTCTTTGGTACCCTGGGGCGTTGTGGACGGCGGTGGCAGGCTCGCGGTCATTATTTGCGCCGCATCCGACATGATCTGCTCGGCGCCCAATATCTGAGCGCCTATCATGCTGCCGTCGTGCGACATCATGCCCATCCCCATCGGACTGTAGCCGTGCGTGTGACTCATGTGCGGACCCAGTGTCATTTCACCCATCATGGGGGCCATAGGCCCCATAGGGCCCATGCTCATCATGGGATAGCCCACTCCCATTCCCCAAACACCAGCGGCGGGCTCCATCTGCGTGTTTATACTCGGCGTGCTGTTTGTGTTCGTCGACGACAGAACTTCGTTGTTGTTCGGATTGTTCGAGGGATTGCTATTGTTCTTGGAGGATGTTGTGTTACTTCTCTCCTCGACTCTACGATCCACATCCCTTCTGTCTCGTTCGTTCCTCTCCTCTCTCCTCTCCCGATCTCTGTCGCGCCTGTCGTTGCGCTCGCTCCTCGACCTTTCGCAAGATAACATACAAACTACaactaaatttataaatacatccTACAACATCGCAAGGATCGCTTGTATTGATTGTAATGCTTTTAGTGCAATTTGGGGATAGGCGAGggcaaaagtaaaatatcacCTTCTGTTATTGTCTCGTGTTTCGCGATTATCCCTATTTTCCCGATCTCTTCTGTTATCATTCTTGTCATTTCTCCTATCGTTGCTGTCGTCCGAGGTTTCTCGAACCACCGGCGGTTGATTCTTGTTCGTGCTGAATTCCAGAGGCGAGTCGTTCATTCCAGGCAGTGGTATAGGCGGTGGCAGCGGCGGAAATCCTTGACTCGCGAGTTCCATAAAGCTTTGCGGTCCCGCTATAGGACCCAGCGGACCGATTGGCCCCATGCCTGTGAATTGTATACCGGTGAAATCTCGTCGAAGTAATGCGGGATCGAGTTGGAAAAAGGTAAATATTGGAGTAACGAcacgattaaaaaatcaatcagCCTTACCCATGGGCGGCATAGCGGTCGCCGGTACTCCGGGAAAGTTGTAAGCCATTTCCTTGTGAAACAGACGCCTCCTAATCTGTTCTAATCTTGTCAGTGAGAGGCGAGAGGTAACGAAAACAAACACACCGCAGCGGACGATTCTACTCGTCGTCGTCCGAGTTACGATGATGGCGGAGATGGATATACGGTGGCGACGGTGGCTATAATCGAATGTAATTAGCGTGGAAATAGTACTCTCGTCTACGATAGATGACACTACCGTCGTCTTGCATCATCTGTGATCGCTGCATCATtgaatatttacttttcaCAGCCACTTTTGCAGCTTACATGGCTTTTACGTCGGTTTACAGCTTGAATGTAATAATACTTGTTGGCATAATTTGGTCGAGAGGTATGTATGGAGCTCTATTTCTTTACGATTTTTTAGATTGTGACATGTAGTGCCTTCCACAACAGTAGTATATTTGTTTACACAAGTAGATTGCACATATATAGAAGCACACACatacgtaataataatgcCATTATTCATACTATTTTTGCTATTGTATGAGATAAATTGAactagaaaaatatacattacattaatttgaactactttattttgtgatttattatataaagcgATACAGTGGAAAAAAACTAATCATACTTGAAATACCATCGAGATTTAATCTACATGAATATCAGTCACCAATCATTGATGTTTGTAATGAGTTAAAGtgaaaagatatctttttctGTGATTATGCATTCTCATTAGATATAGAAATTGCGTGGAAAAATTGATgtataagaattatatacttatacttTGCCAAATCTTAACAGACTCGAAacattcttttgtaaatatcaatatagTTTCAGTTTATATcccatttaaatattttttatgtataattttgtgttagtatcatgcatatgtaaaaagtaatatactataatactagaaatattatcttttaaaatgattCCATAAATCTTTTgcttattttatacaacacttttgcttattttatacaacacGATATGAATAACAGCAAATTTGTTCACATGCTTACGTATAATGCGAGAAAATCAACACAAATGCAAACCATATATTGACACAAGAGAGagtaattttcatatttaggAGTCCAAGTATATAAAGTGTTATTATCACTTTATTTAATCAATGATAACAttcaataatacataatttaactGATAAATGTATTctgtgtttaaatttttacataaggACATGCGCTTTGTTATGTTACGATACATTCGATTGTAGGTAATACCTAGTTTTCAATATCGTAGGCAACTATGTCGTGTGGAGTTTTGACAAGATTCGAAACATCTCAACGCTCCGTTTTGTAATTTACATACGTAATACAAACAACGATTCGCGTAGCTTACGTGCGATGTGTATTTACATGAATAACTTTGCGCCTCGCATGCTAATGGAGacaatttatcata is part of the Linepithema humile isolate Giens D197 chromosome 3, Lhum_UNIL_v1.0, whole genome shotgun sequence genome and harbors:
- the LOC105679475 gene encoding F-box/WD repeat-containing protein 7; this translates as MSVPPSSSNNISDNNKLGSASPSPIEGIEGVPGPSSLDPMHSVLPQDEESEDYGGDEDEDDEETSEGESEISDSGLFCDTECTADVESNNCQSPVSQSLEAILSEQTQSPIYNCVPSDAQPQRKRKSETECCLPCKKLNPEEKSHTMTARKLDDKGKHVRCVIPTKDNPPPEMSSWLLQFQRWSNAERMLAIDELIERCEPTQVRHMMQVIEPQFQRDFISLLPKELALSVLAFLEPKDLLKAAQTCRNWRFLADDNLLWKEKCKAAGIEDLKDLPPPKRKNCRSGSYNSSPWKQAYMRQHNIKMNWRTKPIRTPKVLKGHDDHVITCLQFSGNRIVSGSDDNTLKVWSAVTGKCLRTLVGHTGGVWSSQMSGTIVISGSTDRTLKVWNAETGQCIHTLYGHTSTVRCMHLHGNKVVSGSRDATLRVWQVDTGECLHVLVGHLAAVRCVQYDGKLVVSGAYDYLVKVWNPEREECLHTLHGHTNRVYSLQFDGVHVVSGSLDTSIRVWEVETGACRHTLMGHQSLTSGMELRNNILVSGNADSTVKVWDIVSGHCLQTLSGPNKHQSAVTCLQFNSHFVITSSDDGTVKLWDVKTGDFIRNLVALESGGSGGVVWRIRASDTKLVCAVGSRNGTEETKLLVLDFDVEEHLSTMADENEGTETSTY
- the LOC136999029 gene encoding dnaJ homolog subfamily B member 14-like → MNYYEVLGCNKHSTHEEIKRAYHQRLLRFHPDKNDTANANEFHNVKEAWRILGCPQSRKQYDATCKQEELENEDSLIYARLSPSDLEAPAFEDTLFYRCRCGDRYLVERKDLQEKNTILEITCDSCTLVIIIET